From Patescibacteria group bacterium, a single genomic window includes:
- a CDS encoding four helix bundle protein, translating into MTSVRVFIETFDFKNPDWSEAPENFPNCELSGLSSSELGASMSIKTVWELSRPERPQQRSRVWQDPEGYRYLVQWSNAVLLRYLVRLATDALPRSEYRRKAQLDDAARSVVRNIEEGYKRATTREYLDFWGFSQGSLEEVKGDVREMTEDGFLVSRPGSSLVGIGVDLGEFNWALKDGKGDQRRKKENKDFLYRPLTILYPPLAKITVNDLSYEIFYELINKTDWLLRKLVESLEKKLADEQKWHQVEQARIREKFQNK; encoded by the coding sequence ATGACCAGCGTAAGGGTATTTATCGAGACGTTTGATTTTAAGAATCCTGATTGGTCAGAAGCGCCGGAGAATTTTCCAAATTGTGAATTGAGTGGGTTGTCGTCGAGCGAGTTGGGAGCATCCATGAGCATCAAGACAGTATGGGAGCTGTCGCGGCCGGAGCGTCCACAGCAGCGGTCTCGGGTGTGGCAGGATCCAGAAGGCTACCGTTATCTCGTGCAGTGGTCGAACGCGGTGCTGTTGCGCTATTTGGTTCGTCTTGCGACTGATGCATTGCCGAGGTCTGAATATAGGCGCAAGGCGCAGTTAGACGATGCGGCGCGGAGTGTAGTGCGGAATATTGAGGAAGGCTATAAGCGAGCGACCACGCGCGAATACCTGGATTTCTGGGGTTTTAGCCAAGGGAGTTTGGAAGAGGTGAAGGGTGATGTGAGGGAGATGACCGAAGATGGGTTTCTTGTGTCAAGGCCGGGATCGAGTCTCGTCGGGATCGGAGTTGATCTTGGTGAGTTCAATTGGGCGTTAAAGGATGGTAAAGGAGATCAAAGGAGGAAAAAGGAAAACAAGGATTTCTTATATCGTCCTTTAACTATCCTTTATCCGCCTTTAGCCAAAATCACTGTAAATGATTTGAGTTATGAGATATTCTATGAGCTTATCAATAAAACCGATTGGTTATTGAGAAAACTGGTTGAATCGCTGGAGAAGAAGTTAGCTGACGAGCAGAAATGGCACCAGGTGGAGCAGGCGCGCATTCGCGAGAAGTTTCAGAATAAGTGA
- a CDS encoding carbohydrate binding domain-containing protein codes for MSTTGLFDDKNNRSICKIERTVARRKWFAIIALLCVTMSFAVVPFLHIPYVNAQAVVVDVAQEKKTILDTIWRVIDKALKTVVAVAYKSGLQYFLNKVAYDYASYLGSGGQGQKPAFITQGWKKYLDDAKDEALGIFLTTGVDVAIDELTKPEMPEECAKYCCQGKWKIDEQGNAGCSELQGDGLCLSFGSSEYEAVAEKLMQCQIKNKKTQAARDKSNASKAKLRGTLHQKLTLCSPISVDIEAKIKLTAREILAPSKPLCTFSQIRKNLPRTSVRINGLDIFRTDYKQLKLKDLPKFATYFNPAENDIGAVLSIVAEGYSAQTKARTAKELERKEGEGFNPVKDLITGELKTPTTLVSESTREALTKKPYGPMLLFTGDAVADAFKVFTNTLVSKLFKRITSGGFNPATDRSLSSYGPSSGLIGFTAGAQLAFAEIMKTDFTTDSAVDLLSELSSNTTGPENRVISELFRLAIDVNPHLSVREAVEPVGTGGCPKCQGLLSRNLTFGFEQGGSQPDWQSGIPYRSIVILRKYRIVPVGWELAALYIKNFAQTRVTLGELLDAHDKCGQNGGLLSPYCRLVDPNWILKAPLTKCVREGPGEADLKVTLATLPICDTDTNGNGTILCPPDIASPAISRENVCTNQRSCIVEGGATGCLAYGYCATEKQVWSLGESCPAQYASCLELKKAGSDQTVSFLLNTTDAQGCTRVASEGCRRYARRRDAGGWVDSVAAPDNYFLNQSALTMAEAACKEPNAVGCKDYIRLRHRDEAKHLLTAQEYADVLQDVTSDPPTDTYRGTPTPPQQGAPREAESVYLNNTAQSCMGPVGQEGMYAGCALYTPLDPTELQIGIPAKPTMATIAPATNTVSNWNDECPAECVGYKKYEQMQTNFEAGIPITNMPPAPVAQFIPATAHSCPAQDAGCDEFTNLDKVAQGGEGKEYYTELKQCELPGSGEATYYTWEGSDTVGFQLKVWTLIPSGGATSEPAVTGAKIVDSLRSPDGINCQNDFNSLNPDLDCREFIDSNLTYYYRYFSKVIIASDDCHPLRRTLPDAGGWCAQHRGEADANGHCVYQAIPYYSATCAPSSAGCREYRRGDGSNVQQLFSDTFESGSYEPWSPAAGTALSISNEAAVLNNHSLKMAGGTAGSASAYRPGFSVETGRLYNVKFWARADSASTISASLVDSTGQAAVATPASYADSVTTSWKSYTLGPFTATSASPAQVRITVGSTTYIDNVIVQTAQVYAIKDSWYTPETCDQNSQVPPITTVAGAQLNCAAYRQGGTEKTYYFKKFSTLCPERFVGCEALIDTQNSSNPAEQTFYNSNATDRFNSPASIVTVPADALAYLIPSQDAACSANQAGCTLLGQASVAFWNSANGVATSTYADTIVMVDPDTFSDEIGKIGEITSLCTLPEEYCATLTRTDNSSFPSFKDPTGYTCEYETEGTVTTWYQLGTSTPCPTVTSVCSNAPYRSCTNATTQCPEGGTCRPLGFCIGGRAVRDAISGGVTYPKVKNRCLSDADCMDFSRPGSQGLCSNAVARCKPQVSTCTEYQDPRLPEGCSRALVYGQKACSEDGAFACTTDAQCSTTATPPGPGGTCSVSACDFLYVPKDKIQSQLSDCKGELDPEAGCVGLHETGGGPDTIITAKHCSNSPVGNPRPCITDNDCDTGGTCGYQQ; via the coding sequence ATGAGCACTACCGGTTTGTTCGACGATAAAAACAATCGTTCAATCTGCAAGATTGAACGAACGGTGGCTCGTCGTAAATGGTTCGCGATTATTGCCCTCCTGTGTGTGACGATGAGTTTTGCTGTCGTTCCTTTTTTACATATCCCTTATGTCAATGCACAGGCTGTCGTAGTAGATGTCGCTCAAGAAAAGAAGACTATTTTGGATACAATCTGGAGAGTTATTGACAAAGCCTTGAAGACCGTAGTGGCGGTGGCGTATAAAAGCGGTTTGCAGTATTTTTTGAATAAGGTGGCCTACGACTATGCTAGCTATTTAGGAAGCGGAGGGCAAGGCCAGAAGCCCGCGTTCATCACTCAAGGGTGGAAGAAGTATTTGGACGATGCGAAAGACGAAGCGTTGGGAATATTTTTAACCACTGGCGTTGATGTGGCGATTGATGAGCTTACTAAGCCAGAAATGCCAGAGGAGTGTGCGAAGTACTGTTGCCAAGGAAAATGGAAAATTGATGAGCAAGGGAATGCTGGTTGTAGCGAATTACAGGGTGATGGTTTATGTCTTAGCTTTGGTAGTTCTGAATACGAGGCAGTGGCAGAAAAACTCATGCAATGTCAGATAAAAAATAAAAAGACGCAGGCTGCGCGTGATAAAAGTAATGCGAGTAAAGCTAAACTCCGCGGTACGCTCCATCAGAAGCTTACCCTCTGCTCTCCCATATCCGTAGACATTGAAGCGAAAATAAAACTTACCGCGCGTGAAATCCTGGCGCCTTCAAAACCTTTGTGCACCTTTAGCCAGATCAGGAAAAATCTGCCGCGGACATCAGTGCGCATCAATGGTTTGGATATTTTCCGCACTGACTATAAGCAGTTGAAGCTCAAAGACCTGCCCAAGTTTGCCACATACTTCAATCCTGCGGAGAATGACATCGGCGCGGTGCTCTCCATCGTGGCAGAAGGGTATAGCGCGCAGACGAAAGCGCGTACGGCGAAGGAGCTAGAACGGAAAGAGGGGGAAGGATTTAATCCAGTGAAAGATTTAATAACAGGTGAGCTCAAGACGCCGACGACACTAGTATCCGAGTCGACCAGAGAGGCGCTCACTAAGAAGCCATATGGTCCTATGCTCCTCTTCACCGGCGACGCGGTCGCTGATGCATTTAAGGTGTTCACGAACACTTTAGTAAGCAAACTATTCAAGCGCATTACCAGCGGCGGATTCAATCCTGCGACTGACCGGTCTTTGTCAAGTTACGGCCCTTCAAGCGGCCTCATTGGATTTACCGCGGGCGCGCAGCTCGCATTTGCCGAAATTATGAAGACAGATTTCACGACTGACAGCGCGGTGGATCTGCTCTCGGAGCTTTCATCCAATACCACTGGCCCGGAGAACCGCGTGATTTCGGAACTGTTCAGGTTGGCGATTGACGTGAATCCCCATTTGTCAGTGCGAGAAGCAGTGGAGCCTGTAGGGACAGGGGGCTGTCCCAAGTGCCAAGGGCTTCTTTCCCGCAATCTTACCTTTGGTTTTGAACAAGGCGGTTCGCAACCGGACTGGCAATCAGGAATCCCTTACCGTTCCATCGTGATTTTGCGCAAGTACCGCATCGTGCCCGTAGGCTGGGAGCTTGCTGCGCTCTATATCAAGAATTTTGCGCAAACGCGCGTGACATTAGGCGAACTTCTCGACGCGCATGACAAGTGCGGACAAAATGGCGGGCTTTTGTCTCCATATTGCAGGCTCGTAGATCCCAATTGGATTCTGAAAGCGCCTCTTACCAAGTGCGTGCGGGAAGGGCCGGGAGAAGCGGACCTGAAGGTAACGCTCGCCACTTTACCCATCTGCGACACTGACACGAACGGGAACGGCACGATTCTCTGCCCTCCTGATATCGCGTCCCCTGCCATCAGCCGCGAGAACGTGTGCACGAATCAGCGCTCCTGCATCGTGGAAGGGGGAGCTACAGGGTGCTTGGCGTATGGGTATTGCGCGACGGAAAAGCAAGTGTGGTCTTTGGGCGAGTCGTGCCCCGCGCAGTATGCGTCATGCCTAGAGCTTAAAAAGGCAGGATCAGATCAGACCGTAAGCTTTCTCCTCAATACTACGGATGCGCAAGGGTGCACGAGAGTGGCGTCTGAAGGGTGCCGCAGGTACGCGAGACGCAGGGATGCCGGCGGATGGGTGGACAGCGTGGCTGCGCCGGATAATTATTTCCTGAACCAATCAGCGCTTACCATGGCAGAGGCCGCGTGCAAAGAGCCGAATGCAGTGGGGTGCAAAGATTATATTCGTCTTCGGCATAGGGATGAGGCAAAGCATTTACTTACCGCTCAAGAATATGCAGATGTGTTACAAGATGTAACCTCGGATCCTCCTACTGATACGTATCGCGGCACGCCCACGCCGCCGCAACAAGGAGCTCCACGAGAAGCAGAATCGGTTTATCTTAATAATACCGCGCAATCGTGCATGGGACCTGTAGGCCAAGAGGGTATGTATGCGGGTTGCGCCCTCTATACCCCGCTTGATCCTACCGAGCTGCAGATAGGCATTCCGGCAAAACCGACCATGGCTACTATTGCTCCGGCAACCAATACGGTGAGCAATTGGAATGATGAGTGCCCGGCAGAATGTGTGGGATATAAGAAGTATGAGCAAATGCAGACGAATTTTGAAGCTGGTATTCCTATCACCAATATGCCTCCTGCTCCGGTAGCCCAATTTATTCCCGCCACTGCGCATTCATGCCCGGCGCAAGACGCCGGGTGCGATGAATTTACCAATCTCGACAAGGTTGCCCAAGGCGGCGAAGGCAAGGAGTATTATACAGAATTGAAACAATGCGAACTTCCCGGGAGCGGCGAAGCAACTTATTACACCTGGGAGGGGTCTGACACGGTTGGATTCCAGCTGAAGGTGTGGACATTGATCCCGAGCGGAGGCGCGACAAGCGAGCCCGCGGTCACTGGAGCAAAAATAGTAGATTCCTTGCGGAGCCCTGATGGCATCAACTGCCAGAATGACTTTAACTCGCTCAACCCTGATCTTGACTGCCGAGAGTTCATTGATAGCAATCTTACTTATTACTATCGCTATTTCTCCAAAGTGATTATAGCATCTGACGATTGCCACCCTCTGCGGCGCACGTTGCCAGATGCGGGCGGCTGGTGCGCGCAACACCGGGGAGAAGCGGATGCAAATGGCCACTGTGTGTATCAAGCAATTCCCTATTATAGTGCCACATGTGCGCCATCATCCGCGGGGTGCCGCGAATACCGCCGCGGCGACGGCAGCAATGTGCAGCAGCTTTTTTCTGATACCTTTGAGAGCGGGTCGTATGAGCCATGGTCCCCGGCTGCTGGAACGGCGCTATCTATTTCCAATGAAGCTGCCGTGCTCAATAACCATTCACTTAAAATGGCGGGAGGTACGGCGGGGAGCGCGAGTGCGTATCGGCCTGGGTTTTCCGTGGAAACAGGCAGGCTCTATAATGTAAAATTCTGGGCGCGCGCTGACTCTGCAAGCACTATCTCCGCTTCGCTTGTGGATTCCACTGGGCAGGCAGCGGTGGCCACTCCTGCGTCCTATGCGGACAGTGTTACCACGTCATGGAAGTCGTATACGCTTGGTCCATTTACTGCAACAAGCGCATCACCTGCCCAAGTGAGGATAACGGTAGGAAGCACTACCTATATTGATAATGTAATAGTGCAGACCGCGCAGGTGTATGCGATTAAAGATAGTTGGTATACGCCAGAGACGTGCGATCAAAATAGTCAAGTTCCCCCCATAACTACGGTAGCGGGTGCCCAGCTCAACTGCGCGGCGTACCGTCAAGGAGGGACAGAGAAGACATACTATTTCAAGAAGTTTTCTACGCTGTGCCCTGAACGGTTCGTGGGATGCGAAGCGCTCATTGACACGCAGAATTCGAGTAATCCAGCCGAGCAGACGTTCTATAACTCCAATGCCACGGATCGCTTCAATAGCCCTGCATCAATAGTAACCGTGCCCGCTGATGCGCTTGCCTACCTTATCCCTTCTCAAGACGCGGCATGCAGTGCAAATCAGGCAGGCTGCACGCTCCTGGGGCAGGCGAGTGTGGCGTTTTGGAATTCCGCGAATGGAGTGGCCACCAGCACGTATGCCGACACTATTGTCATGGTTGATCCTGACACGTTCAGCGATGAGATCGGTAAGATCGGGGAGATCACGAGTCTCTGCACACTCCCTGAAGAGTATTGTGCGACATTGACTAGGACTGATAATAGCTCCTTTCCTTCATTCAAAGATCCGACCGGCTACACCTGCGAGTATGAGACTGAGGGCACTGTCACGACGTGGTATCAGCTCGGCACCTCCACTCCTTGCCCTACTGTGACAAGCGTATGTTCGAACGCGCCGTATCGGAGTTGCACGAACGCGACGACGCAATGCCCTGAAGGCGGCACCTGCCGTCCGTTAGGATTTTGCATAGGCGGCAGAGCCGTGCGTGATGCGATATCAGGAGGCGTGACGTATCCGAAAGTGAAGAACCGCTGTTTGAGCGACGCAGACTGCATGGATTTTAGCCGCCCGGGCAGCCAAGGCCTTTGCTCGAACGCAGTGGCGCGCTGCAAACCGCAAGTGTCCACCTGCACCGAGTATCAGGATCCGCGGCTGCCGGAGGGGTGTTCAAGGGCGCTCGTGTATGGGCAGAAAGCATGCAGCGAAGACGGAGCGTTTGCGTGTACCACGGACGCGCAATGCAGCACTACGGCAACCCCGCCAGGGCCCGGTGGCACCTGCTCGGTGTCTGCGTGCGATTTCCTCTATGTGCCGAAAGATAAAATCCAGAGCCAATTAAGCGACTGCAAAGGCGAGCTTGATCCTGAAGCAGGATGCGTGGGGCTCCATGAGACCGGCGGCGGGCCAGATACCATTATCACCGCGAAGCATTGTTCTAACTCTCCTGTGGGGAATCCGCGTCCATGTATTACGGATAATGATTGCGATACGGGAGGAACATGCGGGTACCAACAGTGA
- the rsmA gene encoding 16S rRNA (adenine(1518)-N(6)/adenine(1519)-N(6))-dimethyltransferase RsmA translates to MSSLLSVPELKSLCEQYRIRPTKDRGQNFLIDESVVKDAVAAAGITPADAVYEIGPGFGALTFALAGAAGRVTAIEIESKLVKFLREECKRRSMKNVEIVEGDAIQFISSSVHQWSDFVVVASLPYSITSDFFSYILRDDHLPKRMVLIIQKEVAERIYARPPHMSLLSVIVQWYGKVEILRIIPRSAFWPQPAVESALVRIDLRDAQAAERRGNIKSETFFSFIKPAFRFPRRKIHTTLSLPHDNDICVNPRLNPRLSALIERRPGELDIDDWIALFRSKYGEI, encoded by the coding sequence ATGTCTTCTCTCCTTTCTGTTCCCGAATTAAAATCTTTGTGCGAGCAATACCGCATCAGGCCGACAAAAGACCGCGGCCAGAATTTTTTAATTGACGAGAGCGTGGTGAAAGACGCCGTGGCGGCGGCGGGCATTACGCCAGCTGATGCAGTGTACGAGATCGGTCCTGGATTCGGCGCGCTGACATTTGCGCTTGCGGGCGCGGCAGGACGCGTGACTGCGATAGAGATTGAGTCGAAGTTAGTGAAATTTTTGCGAGAAGAGTGCAAGCGCCGCTCAATGAAGAATGTTGAGATTGTTGAGGGAGATGCGATTCAGTTCATCAGTTCATCAGTTCATCAGTGGTCGGATTTCGTGGTCGTCGCAAGCCTTCCCTATTCCATTACTTCTGATTTTTTTTCTTACATTTTGCGGGATGATCATCTGCCGAAGCGTATGGTGCTCATTATTCAGAAAGAAGTTGCAGAGAGGATTTACGCACGTCCGCCGCATATGTCTCTCCTTTCGGTGATTGTGCAATGGTATGGCAAGGTTGAAATTTTAAGGATTATTCCTCGTTCTGCGTTTTGGCCCCAGCCGGCGGTTGAGAGCGCATTGGTGCGGATTGATCTTCGCGACGCTCAAGCGGCCGAGCGGCGAGGAAATATCAAGAGTGAAACGTTTTTCAGCTTCATCAAACCTGCATTCCGTTTTCCCCGGCGTAAGATTCATACCACGTTATCGTTACCTCACGATAACGATATCTGCGTTAATCCGCGTCTTAATCCGCGTTTATCTGCGTTAATAGAGAGGCGTCCGGGAGAGCTAGATATAGACGATTGGATAGCGCTTTTTCGTTCAAAATATGGTGAAATATGA
- a CDS encoding L-threonylcarbamoyladenylate synthase: MKVISVNDPILLRVALRVLREGGVVAFPTETSYGLGGDWTNPKVHMKVRRIKQRPQGKPLSVIVASRSMAERYVVFSPVARRLARHYWPGPLSLVLPLKRASSYVQTTVIPAQAGIQTRKNKNRAGLFVFVSGSRVKPGMTVNSEPRSIPTLSLRISPHPIAHKLVCGLDKPLIATSANVSGTQALYSASATVRAFSGKKFKPDLVIDGGTLLRRKPSTVVQVNTDGSVRVLRVGSLRLNVQ; the protein is encoded by the coding sequence ATGAAGGTAATTTCAGTTAATGACCCGATACTACTTCGCGTGGCATTAAGAGTGCTCCGTGAGGGTGGCGTGGTGGCCTTTCCCACCGAAACTTCGTATGGTCTGGGCGGTGATTGGACGAACCCGAAGGTTCATATGAAAGTAAGGCGCATCAAACAAAGGCCGCAGGGAAAGCCGCTGTCAGTCATCGTTGCTTCAAGGTCAATGGCAGAGCGTTACGTAGTATTTTCTCCTGTTGCCCGTCGGCTCGCACGGCACTATTGGCCGGGGCCGTTATCTTTGGTGTTGCCGTTGAAACGCGCATCTTCATACGTTCAAACAACTGTCATTCCCGCGCAGGCGGGAATCCAGACAAGAAAAAACAAAAATCGCGCGGGTTTGTTTGTTTTTGTTTCTGGATCCCGGGTCAAGCCCGGGATGACGGTGAATAGTGAACCGAGATCTATCCCTACACTCTCCCTCCGCATCTCGCCGCACCCAATCGCCCACAAGCTCGTTTGTGGATTAGACAAACCCCTCATCGCCACAAGCGCGAATGTTTCCGGCACGCAAGCGCTCTATAGCGCATCAGCGACAGTGCGCGCATTCAGCGGAAAAAAATTTAAACCAGACCTCGTCATTGATGGGGGAACACTGCTGAGGAGGAAGCCTTCAACTGTCGTTCAAGTAAATACTGATGGTTCAGTGAGGGTATTGCGAGTAGGGTCACTCAGACTAAATGTTCAATGA
- a CDS encoding class I tRNA ligase family protein, translating into MSHSYDHKKIEQKWQERWEAQGAFRADDEGRKREDRRYVLDMFPYPSSQGLHVGHPEGYTATDIVSRYLRMRGSMALHPMGWDAFGLPAENYAIKVGVHPAETTAKSIENFRRQIKSLGFSYDWSREVNTADPDYYRWTQWFFLLLYQHGLAYKRLAPVNWCAHCQTVLAREQVVDGKCERCKHTVVQKELAQWFFKITDFIEDRTQDAKRNKRVTAGLLSGLEKINWPEPIKLMQQNWIGRSEGALIKFPIVSNAPQPPLKVRGGEGELWIEVFTTRPDTLFGATYMVLAPEHPIIENFKFQISNFKFVEQYIQSAKSKTELERGQLQKEKTGVELQGITAINPATKEEIPIWIADYVLMGYGTGAIMAVPAHDERDYVFAKKFNLPIKCVIRPKERKVLMVHGSPKSDPRGKADYIPENTHHWLGWITPKLEERGFKVFNPLMPNAWEPQYDEWKKQVAHLPLDENSVVIGHSAGGAFAVRWLGETDAKIDTLLLVAPGRKTITENRQRLGPLYDFDINPKIKDQVRKIIIFISDNEEEYRKESARWYAKELNAELRELKGRGHFTMKDMGTLEFPELLKEVMDVGCYIGHGMLVESGEFTGLSSEEALLKMAEKFGRKQVTYRLRDWLISRQRYWGAPIPIIYCVKCGEVPVPEKDLPVRLPDDVDFRPTGESPLKRSKKFHEVRCPKCGSYGEDVRRECDTMDTFVDSSWYFFRYTDPRNAKEFASREKIHAWLPVDLYVGGAEHAVMHLMYARFFTKVLHWLGIIDFDEPFLTLKNQGLILGEDGQKMSKSRGNVINPDEVIEIYGADTMRLYEMFMGPFEDAKPWSMRSIVGIRRFLERVWSLGTRIHTHSPRIHTQAFKGVVSAFKSDALARLAHQTIKKVTEDIEAFKFNTAIAQLMTYTNELPALEDRADTLSGYKALLILLAPFAPHITEELWEQLGNARSIFKEPWPAFDLALMTQETVQVVIQIDGKKRGVAEVSRDAGEEEVYAAANALPEIQKYLKGKEVARKVYVKGKLLNLVTQD; encoded by the coding sequence ATGTCTCACTCCTACGACCATAAAAAAATTGAGCAGAAATGGCAGGAGCGCTGGGAAGCGCAGGGCGCGTTTCGCGCTGATGATGAGGGGAGAAAGCGCGAAGATCGCCGCTATGTGCTCGACATGTTTCCCTATCCTTCCTCGCAAGGGCTCCATGTAGGGCACCCCGAAGGCTATACTGCCACCGATATCGTGAGCCGCTATTTGCGCATGCGGGGCTCTATGGCGCTTCATCCGATGGGATGGGACGCGTTCGGGCTTCCTGCGGAGAATTACGCGATCAAAGTGGGTGTGCATCCCGCGGAGACCACTGCGAAGAGCATTGAAAATTTTCGGCGCCAGATCAAGTCGCTGGGGTTTTCCTATGATTGGTCGCGGGAAGTGAATACCGCAGATCCTGATTATTACCGCTGGACGCAATGGTTTTTCCTCTTGCTCTACCAACACGGCTTGGCCTATAAGAGATTAGCCCCGGTGAATTGGTGTGCACACTGCCAAACCGTGCTCGCGCGCGAGCAAGTGGTGGACGGGAAATGCGAACGCTGCAAGCATACGGTAGTGCAGAAAGAGCTTGCGCAGTGGTTTTTCAAAATCACTGATTTTATCGAGGATCGGACACAAGACGCGAAAAGGAACAAGCGAGTCACGGCAGGACTGCTTTCAGGCCTTGAAAAGATTAATTGGCCGGAACCTATCAAACTCATGCAGCAGAATTGGATTGGGAGAAGTGAAGGAGCATTGATAAAATTTCCTATAGTGAGTAACGCCCCCCAACCCCCTCTTAAGGTAAGAGGGGGAGAGGGGGAGTTATGGATCGAAGTATTCACCACGAGGCCGGATACGTTATTTGGGGCGACTTACATGGTGCTCGCACCGGAACACCCCATAATTGAAAATTTCAAATTTCAAATTTCAAATTTCAAATTTGTTGAACAATATATTCAGAGCGCTAAAAGCAAAACTGAACTGGAGCGTGGTCAGTTACAGAAGGAAAAAACTGGTGTTGAATTACAAGGGATAACCGCAATCAATCCCGCCACTAAGGAAGAGATACCAATTTGGATTGCTGATTACGTGCTCATGGGTTATGGTACGGGCGCAATTATGGCCGTTCCGGCACATGACGAGCGGGATTATGTGTTTGCAAAAAAATTCAATTTGCCGATCAAGTGTGTAATACGGCCAAAAGAGAGAAAGGTGCTTATGGTACACGGATCTCCAAAATCTGATCCACGCGGGAAAGCTGATTATATTCCAGAAAATACCCATCACTGGTTGGGATGGATAACGCCGAAGTTGGAAGAACGAGGTTTCAAGGTATTTAATCCACTCATGCCGAATGCTTGGGAGCCGCAATATGATGAATGGAAAAAGCAGGTAGCACACCTTCCCTTAGATGAAAATTCAGTAGTGATAGGGCATAGCGCGGGCGGCGCATTTGCGGTGCGGTGGCTGGGAGAGACGGATGCAAAAATTGATACCCTCCTTTTGGTGGCGCCTGGTAGGAAAACCATCACCGAGAATCGTCAGCGTCTTGGTCCGTTATATGATTTTGACATAAATCCAAAGATTAAGGATCAGGTGAGAAAAATTATCATCTTTATTTCCGACAATGAAGAAGAATACCGCAAGGAAAGTGCACGGTGGTATGCGAAGGAATTAAACGCTGAACTGAGAGAATTAAAAGGACGGGGACATTTCACGATGAAAGATATGGGGACCCTTGAATTTCCGGAATTACTCAAGGAGGTTATGGATGTAGGATGTTATATAGGACACGGGATGCTTGTCGAGTCGGGGGAGTTTACCGGACTGTCGTCGGAAGAGGCTCTTTTAAAAATGGCAGAAAAGTTTGGCAGGAAGCAGGTTACCTATCGTCTGCGTGATTGGCTCATCTCGCGTCAGCGCTATTGGGGAGCGCCGATTCCCATTATCTATTGTGTGAAGTGCGGTGAGGTGCCGGTCCCGGAAAAAGATCTACCGGTGCGGTTGCCTGATGATGTTGATTTCCGGCCTACGGGGGAGTCGCCTCTTAAGCGGTCAAAAAAATTCCATGAGGTGAGATGCCCCAAGTGCGGTTCGTATGGCGAAGACGTGCGGAGGGAGTGCGATACGATGGATACTTTTGTGGACTCTTCCTGGTATTTTTTCCGCTATACGGATCCTCGCAATGCGAAAGAATTTGCAAGCCGCGAGAAGATTCATGCGTGGCTTCCGGTAGACCTCTATGTCGGCGGGGCAGAGCATGCAGTCATGCATCTGATGTATGCGCGGTTTTTTACCAAGGTGCTGCATTGGCTGGGGATTATTGATTTTGACGAGCCTTTCCTTACGTTAAAAAATCAAGGGCTGATCTTGGGAGAGGACGGGCAAAAGATGTCGAAATCGCGAGGCAATGTCATCAATCCCGATGAAGTCATCGAAATCTACGGCGCAGACACTATGCGATTGTATGAAATGTTCATGGGCCCGTTTGAAGATGCAAAACCTTGGAGCATGCGCAGCATCGTAGGGATAAGGAGGTTTTTGGAGCGCGTATGGTCCTTGGGGACCCGCATTCATACGCATTCACCACGCATTCATACGCAGGCGTTTAAGGGCGTAGTAAGTGCGTTTAAAAGCGACGCGCTTGCGCGTTTGGCGCATCAGACGATTAAGAAAGTTACAGAAGATATTGAAGCGTTTAAATTTAATACTGCGATCGCACAGCTCATGACGTACACGAACGAATTACCTGCCCTTGAAGACCGCGCTGATACTTTATCCGGCTACAAGGCGCTCCTCATTCTTCTTGCGCCGTTTGCGCCGCATATCACGGAAGAGTTATGGGAACAGCTTGGCAACGCACGGTCTATTTTCAAAGAGCCGTGGCCGGCTTTTGATCTCGCGCTGATGACACAGGAGACTGTGCAGGTGGTCATACAGATCGATGGGAAGAAGCGGGGAGTGGCAGAAGTGTCCCGCGATGCGGGAGAAGAAGAGGTATATGCGGCGGCAAACGCACTGCCCGAGATTCAGAAGTATTTGAAAGGAAAAGAGGTGGCGAGGAAGGTGTATGTGAAAGGGAAACTGCTCAATCTTGTTACACAAGATTGA